A stretch of Colletotrichum lupini chromosome 2, complete sequence DNA encodes these proteins:
- a CDS encoding NOL1/NOP2/sun family protein yields MQEPAVQHTISTFVHSRLLPSAAVMYSGRFVWALQPGGYQKLSMSLSIPSLEYMAWAYILTQGTFILILTATLSRCDPPHHAQPTLCTFTAIALCSASLATLLVPSYHPGPLPRSKVPRRSLPTATHGVPPVPPGSRSQLPSDEYITSHFFHPPPWIYTPTSPSPFHHFSLQPSLTCLIPLTHHFRHSPSRDIHPSLHQVLRYQHPYSPYSTSKSPSDHFDTRLIPHNHPTVRSTTMKFSAATTLAALLGAASAGSKSDDRTFAVLRFNNKQLVKTRVDPIINPGKPATHVHGVMGGSNFGMSATGETLSQSKCTNAMINGDNSAYWFPSLYFQDPKTKEFEAVDVFYVNVYYFFDGTDDEIKAFPKGLQIFSGNSSARVAPSSGGKENLEPADGSIQPVQWTCPRSNYNPPSYPANSDGTTAGIVDPNNDGSGVGFPDQNCDGYASPLRADVHMPSCYNPNAALTDYESMAWPSNKGASNSRRKNCPAGWIHVPHMFFEVYWDTPKFASRWTPGQGSQPFVLSNGDATGYSLHADFIAAWDETVLQQIIDNCNAGSSGMDKCPGLLKGLNTNKDCTTSSPVDEVVDGLMSKLPGNNLLTSFGAVVSGGSSSGSSSGSGSGSGSGSGSVANPSGSSASSAATAASAKPSAVQPSASKPVTSGYVSQEEVPKTSAVVSSELPIQVAPEKASTKAAETSAAAAVPTTNAVAPKPSASGCSRKTRTVYKTVTVTSPAEESKAAATPAGSTDNYKARRHVHEHEHLHRHRSNRNYIHTFEPGESKAWGTRASSRATGFRFLFVPWNTYISILTWVSADEAPHLGRGFERWLFACRVRGVRPTKLAPGRQIKVISSTRNKSTSFNCRSKGHIETGACVTVSIGQAINTPVHCRRSPQILRASDAHCRNFSSPHPPIPHSRTPRHGCGDQRQYTRTAGTMSLYHEAADILSASSDHGGSLKSRVFGKKGLKSPPAQVYALALETCKWSAILKEVIEAADILRHERKLTPLLALLLVHDFLLAKKGIALPQSHGLRTTIERHKARLTSELTRARLRRKVSSLELLRADVNANADPEGRHPRWIRVNVLKSTVEDQLETTFKGYERALSIEAVTQATGKAIFIDTHIPYLLAASPGTDVTKTQAYLKGEIILQDKASCFPAYLLDPHSEDGDVIDSCAAPGNKTTHLAAIVKSHEPEQGAQKQTIFAFERDSKRAQTLEKMVRIAGSRGMTKIGPGQDFLDVDPTSDTYKDVGALLLDPSCSGSGIVGRDSMPELHLPEVSGPPGSKNTKGKPSKQDDRKRKRDEKEEPGAVMVDDDGNTVEVQSEQELQKRLDALAGFQLTLLLHAMTFPGAKKITYSTCSIHAEENEGVVIKALASKVAKERGWTILPRQKQVRGMREWPVRGLPEAAGGDETVAEACIRTYKGDGHGVMGFFVAAFAREETVDGDGPYLRDDEGRIVRDMAGMPVLKSTGKPVVLETANVSTPEQENSSEEESEDASDEGSGEDEIIYQSTRALLRICHDVCTLTCSFLLEEQHLSPGKRVLSPSRQHFCLEPSFPAPSFQLACLMFLSASVDLPSSRRCTGLHLRPNDKGNKGRNVDLDLVQESIPVAHQTGVTDDIPPFLFHQSLPLILPKTTKERENGFSSLSVDAPGAIGTWGGGAGPGPAQQRDEVDCLHELTVVGAKSPEISKHLTAEWEAAQSSANLPMAWIEDAAEDHCVDVPATAYPSVKLLRDGEPAVDYLGPITSDEILRFSDRARRPQVSSVSIEEAESFGNSDAFVCVAHLGPDEPALRRAFEAVAQKHWAEFTFGIVDTPTSADAKVVCRKRDDESTHTRSAADGLEGWVLEVSRPVIAELTPLNHQRFVDRAWPIVYIFSPSPQTRASIRADLHDFAKKQYASLTPVPVDPNRFPDLPAKLGLGPDVAEDAYPVGAVHQVSNGRIYPYPKGKAFTPRELQGWGLDVWQGRVKPWTPPGQEAVDDKAGSVKSNVRVLSSHNLKVKNIPGLKIKIGGRERDEL; encoded by the exons ATGCAGGAACCAGCCGTGCAGCACACCATCTCAACTTTTGTGCACTCCCGTCTCCTACCCAGTGC TGCTGTAATGTACTCTGGGCGATTCGTCTGGGCTCTT CAGCCTGGAGGTTACCAGAAATTAAGCATGTCCCTGTCCATCCCATCTCTCGAGTACATGGCTTGGGCATACATCTTAACACAAGGTACTTTCATCTTGATTCTGACTGCCACGTTGTCGAGGTGCGACCCTCCTCACCACGCTCAACCTACCTTATGTACATTTACTGCTATCGCCCTGTGCTCGG CGTCCCTGGCCACCCTGCTAGTGCCTTCCTACCACCCGGGCCCCCTTCCCAGATCCAAGGTACCTCGCCGTAGCCTGCCAACTGCCACTCACGGTGTGCCCCCCGTCCCGCCCGGGTCTAGGTCCCAGCTGCCGTCCGATGAATATATTACTTCCCACTTCTTCCATCCTCCACCGTGGATCTACACCCCGACCTCACCTTCTCCATTCCACCACTTTTCCCT ACAGCCCTCTTTGACCTGTCTCATTCCACTCACTCACCACTTTCGTCACTCACCGAGTCGCGATATACACCCTTCACTTCACCAGGTGCTCCGGTATCAGCACCCATACAGTCCCTACTCAACCAGCAAGAGTCCCAGCGACCACTTTGATACCCGTCTCATACCGCACAATCACCCAACCGTACGATCAACCACCATGAAGTTCTCCGCTGCCACTACTTTGGCTGCCCTTCTGGGCGCCGCCTCGGCCGGCTCCAAGTCCGATGACAGAACCTTTGCCGTCCTCCGCTTCAACAACAAGCAGCTCGTCAAGACCCGTGTTGATCCCATCATCAACCCCGGAAAGCCCGCGACCCACGTTCACGGCGTCATGGGAGGAAGCAACTTTGGCATGTCGGCCACTGGCGAGACTCTATCCCAGTCCAAGTGCACCAACGCCATGATCAACGGCGACAACAGCGCCTACTGGTTCCCGTCTCTTTACTTCCAGGACCCCAAGACCAAGGAGTTTGAGGCTGTCGATGTTTTCTATGTCAACGTCTACTACTT CTTCGATGGCACCGATGATGAGATCAAGGCCTTCCCCAAGGGCCTGCAGATCTTTAGCGGTAATTCCTCCGCTCGCGTTGCCCCGTCGTCTGGAGGCAAGGAGAACCTCGAGCCGGCGGACGGCTCCATCCAGCCTGTTCAGTGGACTTGCCCCAGATCCAACTACAACCCGCCATCGTACCCTGCCAACTCTGACGGCACTACCGCCGGCATCGTCGATCCCAACAATGACGGCTCCGGAGTCGGCTTCCCCGACCAGAACTGCGACGGCTACGCTTCTCCCCTCCGTGCCGATGTCCACATGCCTTCCTGCTACAACCCCAACGCTGCCCTGACCGACTACGAGAGCATGGCCTGGCCCTCGAACAAGGGTGCGTCGAACAGCCGCCGCAAGAACTGCCCTGCCGGATGGATCCACGTTCCTCACATGTTCTTCGAGGTCTACTGGGACACTCCCAAGTTTGCCAGCCGCTGGACTCCCGGCCAGGGCTCGCAGCCCTTTGTCCTCTCCAACGGTGATGCCACTGGTTACAGTCTCCACGCCGACTTCATCGCTGCTTGGGATGAGACCGTTCTCCAGCAAATCATTGACAACTGCAACGCCGGCTCTTCTGGTATGGACAAGTGCCCTGGTCTCCTCAAGGGCCTAAACACCAACAAGGACTGCACAACCTCCTCTCCCGTTGACGAAGTTGTCGATGGTCTCATGAGCAAGCTTCCCGGCAACAACCTCCTCACCTCCTTCGGTGCTGTCGTCAGCggtggcagcagcagcggcagcagcagcggcagcggtagCGGCAGCGGTAGCGGCAGTGGTTCTGTTGCCAACCCTTCTGGTTCCTCTGCCTCGTCTGCGGCGACGGCTGCTTCTGCAAAGCCCTCCGCCGTCCAGCCTTCTGCCAGCAAGCCCGTCACCTCTGGCTACGTCAGCCAGGAGGAAGTCCCCAAGACATCCGCCGTGGTTTCTTCCGAGCTTCCCATTCAGGTCGCCCCTGAGAAGGCCAGCACCAAGGCTGCTGAGACgtctgccgctgccgccgtcCCTACCACCAACGCAGTCGCGCCCAAGCCCTCGGCATCTGGGTGCTCCCGCAAGACCAGGACCGTCTACAAGACCGTCACCGTCACCTCTCCCGCAGAGGAGTCCAAGGCCGCTGCGACCCCCGCCGGCTCTACCGACAACTACAAGGCCCGTCGCCACGTCCACGAACACGAGCACCTCCACCGCCACCGCAGCAACCGCAA TTACATACACACCTTTGAACCGGGGGAAAGCAAAGCTTGGGGAACACGAGCAAGCTCAAGGGCAACTGGATTCCGCTTCTTGTTTGTACCTTGGAACACATACATTTCGATTCTTACATGGGTCTCTGCAGACGAGGCACCGCATTTGGGAAGGGGTTTTGAGAGGTGGTTATTTGCTTG CCGTGTGAGAGGTGTAAGGCCCACCAAATTGGCGCCTGGACGTCAAATTAAGGTTATTTCGTCCACGCGAAACAAGTCCACCTCATTCAATTGC CGAAGCAAGGGACACATCGAGACAGGTGCGTGTGTGACAGTCTCAATTGGCCAAGCAATCAACACGCCCGTCCACTGCCGCCGGTCCCCACAAATTCTCCGAGCCAGCGATGCCCACTGTAGAAATTTCTCTTCACCTCATCCGCCGATACCCCACAGCCGCACACCGAGACACGGCTGCGGTGACCAACGTCAATATACACGGACAGCCGGCACTATGTCGCTATATCACGAGGCTGCCGACATTCTTTCGGCGAGCTCCGACCACGGCGGCAGCTTAAAGAGTCGCGTCTTTGGCAAAAAAGGTCTCAAGTCGCCGCCAGCGCAGGTCTACGCCCTCGCACTGGAGACGTGCAAGTGGAGTGCCATCTTGAAGGAGGTCATCGAGGCGGCGGACATTCTGCGCCATGAGCGCAAG CTTACACCTTTGCTGGCGCTACTGCTGGTGCACGACTTCCTCCTGGCCAAGAAGGGTATCGCGCTGCCCCAGTCTCACGGTCTCAGGACAACCATTGAGCGGCACAAGGCGAGATTAACCTCTGAGCTCACGCGCGCCCGCCTGAGGAGGAAGGTGTCGTCGTTGGAACTGCTGCGGGCTGACGTCAACGCCAACGCGGACCCTGAAGGAAGACACCCTCGATGGATCAGGGTGAACGTGCTCAAGAGTACTGTGGAGGACCAGCTTGAGACCACTTTCAAGGGGTACGAGAGAGCGCTTTCCATCGAGGCCGTGACGCAGGCAACGGGAAAAGCCATCTTTATCGATACTCACATCCCCTACCTCCTCGCGGCATCGCCTGGAACGGATGTGACCAAGACGCAGGCTTATCTCAAGGGCGAGATCATTCTTCAGGACAAGGCGTCCTGCTTTCCAGCATACCTTCTGGACCCGCACTCGGAAGACGGCGACGTTATCGATTCGTGTGCGGCGCCGGGGAATAAGACAACGCATCTCGCAGCGATTGTCAAGTCGCATGAACCGGAGCAGGGAGCCCAGAAACAGACCATCTTTGCGTTCGAGAGGGACTCCAAGAGGGCCCAGACGCTGGAGAAGATGGTCAGGATTGCTGGCAGTCGAGGCATGACCAAGATTGGTCCTGGTCAGGACTTTTTAGACGTTGACCCCACGTCTGACACATACAAAGATGTCGGAGCCCTGCTGCTGGACCCCAGCTGCTCTGGCAGCGGTATCGTAGGGCGTGATTCGATGCCAGAACTGCATCTCCCGGAAGTCTCTGGCCCGCCTGGATCCAAGAACACAAAGGGAAAGCCGTCCAAACAGGACGACCGCAAGCGCAAGCGGGACGAAAAGGAGGAGCCCGGTGCGGTGATGGTCGATGATGACGGCAACACGGTCGAGGTTCAGTCGGAGCAGGAGCTGCAAAAGCGTCTGGACGCGTTAGCCGGCTTCCAACTGACGCTTCTGCTTCACGCCATGACGTTTCCCGGTGCCAAGAAGATCACCTACTCCACCTGCTCGATACACGCAGAGGAGAATGAGGGCGTGGTGATCAAGGCCCTCGCGTCAAAGGTTGCGAAAGAGCGTGGCTGGACGATCCTACCGAGGCAGAAGCAGGTCCGCGGTATGCGGGAGTGGCCCGTCCGTGGACTGCCCGAGGCGGCTGGAGGTGATGAGACTGTAGCGGAAGCGTGTATTCGTACGTACAAGGGCGACGGTCACGGCGTAATGGGATTCTTCGTTGCTGCGTTTGCGAGAGAGGAGACGGTCGACGGGGATGGACCGTACTTGAGAGACGACGAAGGACGGATCGTGAGGGATATGGCTGGGATGCCGGTGCTCAAGAGCACAGGGAAGCCTGTGGTACTGGAGACGGCGAATGTGAGCACGCCCGAGCAGGAGAATTCAAGTGAAGAGGAGAGTGAGGACGCAAGCGATGAAGGCAGCGGCGAGGACGA GATAATCTATCAGTCTACTCGGGCTCTCCTTCGTATCTGCCACGACGTGTGTACTTTGACCTGCTCCTTCCTCCTCGAGGAACAACATCTATCTCCAGGAAAGCGGGTCCTCAGCCCTTCCCGGCAACACTTTTGCCTCGAGCCTTCCTTCCCTGCTCCGTCTTTCCAACTTGCGTGCCTTATGTTTCTCTCAGCCTCGGTAGATTTGCCCTCCTCTCGTAGGTGCACCGGGCTACACTTG AGACCGAACGACAAAGGGAACAAGGGCAGGAATGTTGA CCTGGACCTTGTCCAGGAGTCAATCCCTGTCGCCCATCAGACAGGGGTAACCGACGACATCCCACCCTTTCTATTCCATCAATCTCTTCCTCTCATCCTTCCAAAAACCACCAAGGAAAGAGAAAATGGTTTCTCATCGCTTTCTGTGGATGCTCCTGGTGCCATTGGTACCTGGGGCGGCGGGGCAGGACCAGGTCCCGCTCAGCAACGAGATGAGGTTGATTGCCT ACATGAGCTGACAGTTGTAGGTGCCAAG TCTCCAGAGATCTCCAAGCACCTAACGGCAGAGTGGGAAGCAGCGCAATCCTCAGCCAACCTCCCCATGGCCTGGATCGAGGACGCCGCCGAGGACCACTGCGTAGACGTGCCAGCGACCGCCTACCCCTCCGTCAAGCTCTTGCGCGACGGCGAGCCGGCGGTAGACTACCTAGGTCCTATAACGAGCGACGA AATTCTACGTTTCAGCGACCGCGCCCGACGGCCTCAAGTCTCCAGCGTCTCAATCGAGGAAGCCGAGTCCTTTGGCAATAGCGACGCTTTTGTCTGCGTAGCTCACCTCGGTCCAGATGAGCCGGCGCTCCGGCGGGCCTTTGAGGCCGTAGCGCAGAAGCACTGGGCCGAGTTCACCTTTGGCATCGTCGATACGCCAACATCCGCGGACGCCAAGGTCGTGTGCCGCAAACGCGACGACGAGAGCACGCACACGCGGAGCGCGGCAGACGGGCTCGAGGGCTGGGTCCTGGAAGTGTCCAGGCCCGTCATCGCGGAGCTGACGCCCTTGAACCACCAGCGATTCGTCGAC CGCGCATGGCCAATCGTCTacatcttctcgccctcccCGCAAACCCGCGCCTCCATCCGCGCAGACCTCCACGACTTTGCAAAGAAGCAGTACGCCTCCCTGACACCCGTCCCAGTCGACCCGAACCGCTTCCCCGACCTCCCCGCCAAGCTCGGCCTCGGCCCCGACGTCGCCGAAGACGCGTACCCCGTCGGCGCGGTCCACCAGGTCTCCAACGGGAGGATCTACCCGTACCCCAAGGGCAAGGCTTTTACGCCGCGCGAGCTGCAGGGGTGGGGGCTGGACGTGTGGCAGGGACGGGTCAAGCCGTGGACGCCGCCGGGGCAGGAGGCTGTGGACGACAAGGCTGGGTCGGTGAAGAGTAACGTGAGGGTTCTGAGCTCGCATAATCTCAAGGTGAAGAACATTCCGGGGCTGAAGATCAAGATTGGCGGGCGGGAGCGGGATGAATTATAG
- a CDS encoding major facilitator superfamily transporter, which translates to MASAPHSSSSSITATEADVEAQKPVNKANYFHLLFDQAGVTEAVLQRKYPGQGTHEAPFVVDFLPEDAHNPQTFPKWKKWTYTIEQAIATLAVAFVSTAFSGGIAEVIRDFKVSTEIGILGVSLFVVGFAVGPLMWAPLSELYGRQYLFIATYIALTAFNAGAAGAQNIETLIILRFFAGTFGASPMTNAGGVIADMFNAQERGLATAIFAAAPFLGPSIGPIVGGFLGVAEGWRWIEGLMAIFTGVVLIVVALTVPETYAPVLLRRRADKLAKITGKNYISKYEAHAPRKTAVEQFKVALSRPWILLFREPIVLLTSIYMAIVYGTLYMLFAAFPIVFQRGRGWSPGVGGLAFLGVAVGMVFAVVYTGFDSRRYLKVSAAHGGFAPPEARLPPSMVGACLLPIGLFWFAWTNGPEIHWVVSIIASGFFAAGLVLVFLSLLNYLVDSYVIFAASVLAANSVMRSLFGAAFPLFTTQMYENLGIHWASSIPAFLALACLPVPFLFYKFGPAIRAKCAFAAEAAEVLERMRKTHEEVNEDDAMAEERAHEKEHKRSKSVSASDGGVLSDDERTVQGEPETPKA; encoded by the exons ATGGCGTCGGCGCCGCactcatcatcatcgtccaTCACGGCGACCGAGGCCGATGTCGAGGCCCAGAAACCCGTGAACAAGGCCAACTACTTTCACCTCCTCTTCGACCAGGCCGGCGTGACAGAGGCCGTCCTCCAACGGAAATACCCCGGACAAGGCACCCACGAGGCTCCCTTTGTCGTTGACTTCCTCCCCGAGGATGCCCACAACCCCCAGACCTTCCCCAAGTGGAAGAAGTGGACTTACACCATCGAGCAGGCCATCGCCACCCTGGCCGTCGCCTTTGTGAGCACGGCCTTCTCTGGAGGTATCGCAGAGGTTATTCGCGACTTCAAGGTGTCGACCGAAATTGGTATCCTGGGCGTCTCCCTCTTCGTTGTTGGCTTCGCCGTCGGTCCTCTCATGTGGGCACCCCTTTCTGAGCTGTACGGACGTCAGTATCTCTTCATCGCCACCTACATCGCCCTCACTGCCTTCAACGCCGGTGCCGCCGGTGCGCAAAACATTGAGACGCTCATCATCCTACGCTTCTTCGCCGGCACCTTTGGTGCTTCGCCTATGACCAACGCCGGCGGTGTTATTGCCGACATGTTCAACGCCCAAGAGCGCGGCCTGGCCACGGCCATCTTTGCTGCCGCTCCTTTCCTCGGCCCGTCTATTG GCCCCATTGTTGGTGGTTTCCTCGGCGTCGCGGAAGGCTGGCGCTGGATCGAGGGCCTCATGGCCATCTTCACCGGTGTCgtcctcatcgtcgtcgcCCTGACCGTCCCCGAGACGTACGCGCCCgtcctcctccgccgccgcgccGATAAGCTCGCCAAGATCACGGGCAAGAACTACATTTCAAAGTACGAGGCCCACGCGCCCCGCAAGACCGCCGTCGAGCAGTTCAAGGTCGCCCTCTCCCGCCCCTGGATCCTCCTCTTCAGGGAGCCCATCGTCCTCTTGACCTCCATCTACATGGCCATCGTCTACGGCACCCTCTACATGCTCTTCGCCGCCTTCCCCATCGTCTTCCAGCGCGGCCGCGGCTGGTCCCCTGGCGTCGGCGGCCTGGCCTTCCTCGGTGTCGCCGTCGGCATGGTCTTTGCCGTCGTCTATACCGGCTTCGACAGCCGCCGCTATCTCAAGGTCTCTGCCGCCCACGGCGGCTTCGCCCCGCCCGAGGCCCGTCTCCCGCCATCCATGGTCGGAGCCTGCCTCCTTCCCATCGGCCTCTTCTGGTTCGCCTGGACCAACGGCCCCGAGATCCACTGGGTCGTCTCCATCATCGCCTCGGGCTTCTTCGCCGCGGGTctcgtcctcgtcttccTCAGCTTGCTCAACTACCTCGTCGACTCGTACGTCATCTTCGCCGCCTCCGTCCTGGCCGCCAACTCGGTCATGCGGTCCCTCTTCGGCGCCGCCTTCCCCCTCTTCACCACGCAAATGTACGAGAACCTCGGCATCCACTGGGCCTCGTCCATCCCGGCCTTCCTCGCCCTCGCCTGTCTGCCGGTCCCCTTCCTCTTTTACAAGTTCGGTCCCGCCATCCGCGCAAAGTGCGCCTTCGCCGCCGAGGCCGCTGAAGTGCTGGAGCGCATGCGCAAGACGCACGAGGAGGTCAACGAGGATGACGCCATGGCCGAGGAGCGGGCGCACGAGAAGGAGCACAAGCGCAGCAAGTCCGTCTCTGCCAGCGACGGCGGTGTTTTGTCCGATGACGAGCGGACCGTCCAGGGTGAGCCTGAGACTCCCAAGGCTTAA